Proteins encoded within one genomic window of Halobacteroides halobius DSM 5150:
- a CDS encoding YkvI family membrane protein, with amino-acid sequence MSEEKGLSTFKIAATYIGTVVGAGFASGQEVLQFFGYYGFIGFIGLLAATFAFALYGYIILKLGHKYQADSHVKVIREAGGKWLGWIIDIVITFFLFGALTAMIAGAGAIFNQQFGLSPLWGNILMAVLPLLTVLIGITGVISSISFVVPILLTGVFSVTIFTAIREWPFNLQALNFMMLDKAPIDNWALSAVNYASYNLVLAVAILAPLGKQVKDKEDLKRGAIFGGLGLGLGAMTILLAIVLNMPAVMNYEIPMVYIASRFGPIIQIIYSGILIAEIYTTAVGNLYGFVIRLTGQDGPAYKWYVVGTSLLALVASQFGFSTLVHYLYPAVGYAGLLMLAGLTIGMFRGYFQGNEGGTDMKYAIQDAEVAEEIDPELNEDEDQE; translated from the coding sequence ATGTCAGAAGAAAAAGGTCTGTCTACTTTTAAAATAGCTGCTACCTATATTGGAACAGTAGTTGGAGCCGGTTTTGCATCCGGACAAGAAGTTTTACAGTTTTTTGGGTACTATGGGTTTATAGGGTTTATTGGTTTATTAGCAGCTACATTTGCGTTTGCTTTATATGGTTATATTATTTTAAAACTAGGACATAAGTATCAAGCAGATTCACATGTTAAAGTTATTAGAGAAGCAGGAGGAAAGTGGTTAGGTTGGATAATTGATATTGTAATCACTTTCTTTTTATTTGGAGCTTTGACTGCTATGATTGCAGGAGCTGGGGCTATTTTTAATCAGCAGTTTGGTTTATCTCCACTCTGGGGTAATATTTTGATGGCTGTTTTACCGTTACTAACAGTTTTAATAGGAATTACAGGAGTTATTTCTTCGATTAGCTTTGTAGTTCCTATATTATTAACTGGAGTTTTTTCTGTAACTATTTTTACTGCAATTAGAGAGTGGCCCTTTAATTTACAGGCCTTAAATTTTATGATGTTAGATAAAGCGCCAATAGATAATTGGGCTTTATCTGCAGTTAATTATGCATCTTATAACTTGGTGCTTGCTGTAGCAATTTTGGCCCCATTAGGTAAGCAAGTTAAAGATAAAGAAGATTTAAAAAGAGGGGCTATCTTTGGTGGTTTAGGCTTAGGCCTTGGGGCAATGACTATTTTATTAGCTATTGTATTAAATATGCCAGCAGTTATGAACTATGAAATTCCAATGGTTTATATAGCTAGTAGATTTGGCCCGATAATACAAATAATTTATAGTGGGATTTTAATAGCAGAGATCTATACTACTGCGGTAGGTAATTTATACGGATTTGTAATTAGATTAACTGGCCAAGATGGTCCAGCTTATAAATGGTATGTGGTTGGAACAAGTCTTCTTGCTTTGGTTGCTAGTCAATTTGGATTTTCCACCTTAGTTCATTATTTATATCCTGCTGTTGGTTATGCGGGATTATTAATGTTAGCTGGGTTGACTATAGGTATGTTTAGAGGTTATTTTCAAGGTAATGAAGGTGGAACAGACATGAAATATGCTATTCAAGATGCAGAGGTAGCAGAAGAAATTGATCCTGAGCTTAATGAAGATGAAGATCAGGAATAA